tttattgttccaagttttacgtggctgctacggactgagcaagaaccgttcttacctacgcatcaaaaccacaacgatagttcgtcaagttagtgttgttttaaacttctcaaggaccgggcgtagccacactcggttcaactaaagttggagaaactgacacccgctagtcacctgtgtgcaaagcacggcggtaaaaccagtctcgcgtaagcgtacgcgtaatgtcggtccgggccgcttcatccaacaataccgccgaaccaaagtgtgacatgctggtaagcagtatgacttgtatcgcccacaactcacttgtgttctactcgtgcatataacatctacgcataaaaccaggctcggatgccactgttggggaacgtagtaatttcaaaaaatttcctatgcacacgcaagatcatggtgatgcatagcaacgagaggggagagtgtgtccacgtaccctcgtagaccgaaagcggaagcgttagcacaacgcggttgatgtagtcgtacgtcttcacgatccgaccgatcaagtaccaaacgcacgacacctccgagttcagcacacattcagcccgatgatgtccctcgaactccgatccagccgagtgttgaggaagagtttcgtcagcacgacggcgtggtgacgatgatgatgttctaccgacgcagggcttcgcctaagcaccgctacgatattatcgaggtggactatggtggaggggggcaccgcacacggctaaaagatcaatgatcaattgttgtgtctttggggtgccccctgcccccgtatataaaggagcaaggggggagaggtggccggccaggagaggggcgcgccaggaggagtcctactcccaccgggagtaggactccctcccttccttgttggattaggagaaggggggaaagaggagagagagaggaaggaaaggagggggcgccgccccccctccttgtccaattcggactagtgggggagggggcgcgcggcctgccctagccgcctctcctcttctccactaaggcccatgaaggcccattaaacccccggggggtttcggtaacctcccggtactccggtatatatccgataacccccgaaaccattccggtgtccgaatatagtcgtccaatatatatgtccgtgatcacatccgggactccgaactaccttcggtacatcaaaacatataaactcataatataactgtcatcgaaactttaagcgtgcggaccctacgggttcgagaactatgtagacatgaccgagacacgtctccggccaataaccaatagcggaacctggatgctcatattggctcccacatattctacgaagatctttatcggtcaaaccgcataacaacatacgttgttccctttgtcatcggtatgttacttgcccgagattcgatcgtcggtatctcaatacctagttcaatctcattaccggcaagtctcttttacacgttctgtaatacatcattccgcaactaactcattagttgcaatgcttgcaaggcttatagtgatgtgcattaccgagtgggcccagagatacctctccgacaatcagagtgacaaatcctaatctcgaaatacgccaacccaacaagtaccttcggagacacctgtagagcacctttataatcacccagttacgttgtgacgtttggtagcacacaaagtgttcctccggtaaacgggagttgcataatctcatagtcataggaacatgtataagtcatgaagaaagcaatagcaacatactaaacgatcaagtgctaagctaacaaaatgggtcaagtcaatcacataattctcctaatgatgtgaccccgttaatcaaatgacaactcatgtctatggctaggaaacataaccatctttgatcaacgagctagtcaagtagaggcatactagtgacactatgtttgtctatgtattcacacatgtactaagtttctggttaatacaattctagcatggataataaacatttatcatgatataaggaaataaataataactttattattgcctctagggcatatttccttcagaaaagTGTATATTGTCAATGCTCACCTTGAAGTATGGATACCATCTTGGGCTTCCGCGAATCTTTGGTGGAGTCTGGCCAGATGGTCTCCTGATCATCTCTCCTCTAAGCTCCCCAACAGCAAAAAGCACCTACTTGAAGTACCTAGAGATGGTCTCCATTGACCTCCTCAACGTGTTGTGAATGACCCTGAACCTCTGCTTATGGCCAACAACATGGAGGAACATGGCCACTTGCTCTTCGACACTGGTGTTGATGCTATCTTGTAACAGGCCCCTGCTCCTGAAGGTCTCGACAAGCCTGGCAAATGGTGCTCTTTTCATTCTAAGCATCCACAGAGCCTCGACGTCATTGCAGTTGTAGATGTAGTTCAGATTTTGGATCCTCTCCTGTTCCCGGGGAAACAATGGACCATAGCGGATCAATGGTCTCCCAGCACGACGAACAGCTCTCTGGTGCATGAACATGACCCATGCCTGAATCACACTAATCAGTGTTGTTGCCTGGATTATCAGCCTCATCCGTGCGTCCATAACCTAGTCGACATCGATGGTTCGTTCAGTGGGAAATCGATCCTACACCTAGCTTAAAGGCCTAACCACTGAGCTAACAAAGGGGGAGGGGTGCTGCTTACCGGCATCGGAGACGAGGACGGCGTAGGGGGAGCCAAGGCACAGAGTAGGTCGACCAGACGGTGGCCAACAGCAAGGGGAGCACCAGATCAGCCGCAAACGCCGCCGCctcttccgccgccgccgcctatAGCGCAGATCTGAAATCGCAGCCGCCGCCGGTGGTGAGGCAGTGGAGAAGAAAGGGGGCAGTGGCTATGGGTGAGCGAGTGAAAGGGGGTGAGGCTAATTTGGCGCCGGGACGGCGCTCCAGATTTCCATCTCCTACCATCCCCCCTCGCCCGCGCCTCGCTCCCGCCCAGCGACCTCGCGCCGCACTCAGCCTGGCTCGCGAGAAACTGCCGATCCGAGGGTTTCCAGCGAGCCAGGCTCTGGGCTGCTTTGAGAAGCGTGTGATGCAGGCCCAACAGGAAAACCAGGCAACCAAACAGGCCTCTCCCTTCCCGCGCGGGCCTGGTTGGGCTCGgtgcgggcaaccaaacacgccctatgTGTCGGGATGATTGTACTGCGCGGTGGCGTAGTAGTACGATGCCTTGTACTGGGTGGGCCAGGGCTGCGATTGCCTGTGCGACACCAACACGGCGGTCCTATGTGGAGGAATCGGAGCTCTGTCCTAAGCGGCCATGTGTgccttcttcttcgccctctCCTTCACGTGTCGTTCTTGTGTAGCGCTGACGTTGTTGCATTGTTGGAGTTCTTCTAGTCCGACGAGACCTCAATCTCGTGACAAAGGCGGGATTGAGAGAGGATGGATTGTGAAATTGCGCAGACGTCGGCTTGATTTTGGGTAGCTCCTGACTGTCAGAGTTGACGTGGCGAACgtagaaccccccccccccccccccccccccgatttaGGGTCAGACCGTGGGGTTTCGGACGTCCGGACCAGCCCGGGCTGATTTGGTGGAACCGTTCGGTCTAAATATTTGCACGTGTTTTGGTGACccgtgttggagatgccctaacccGTTTGCACTATTATTTGCCAAGAATGTGTTGTGTGCGCCACCACGAGGCACACGTAGGACGAGGCCCCATCCACACGTCCACGTAGGCCGCGCCACCTCAGCAAAAAGGCCAAGCATAAGGCACGCGGTGCGTGTGCCCTGTCCAAGCccctctctctcttcctctcACTCTATCCTCAAAGGGGGAAGAAGGGATAGAGTGGGGAGCGGAGCTGAGCCCACTTCAGCGGGAGCTCTACTCATGGCCATGGCGACCTCCACCTTCTCCGCCCACCCGCTCTCGCTCAAGCCCCAGCTCGGCCCCAGGCCCCACCGCCTCCACCTCGCCCCCTTCCCGCGCCTCCGCTcccaccgccgcctcgccgccgccgccggggagGCCCCCGTCGAGGCGCCGCCCAAGCCGGCGGAGGCGGATCCCTCCCCCGCCGCCTCCAACGGGTCCGCCGCTCCCGCTGCCGCTgctccggtcgccgccgccgccgctccggtcGCCGAGGCGGTGGCGTCGCCCAAGTTCCAGGACTCGAGGTGGGTCAACGGGACCTGGGACCTCAGCCGGTTTGGCAACACCGGCGGCGCCGTCGACTGGGACGCCGTCATAGACGCCGGTGAGATTGCtgctcccccctccccccactaGGGGTTTCACGCTTCTGCTAAGTAGTAACAGTAGACAGTAGGCCCAACATATCACAGCATTTTATCTGGATCCGGATGGGGGAATTACACGGGATAGCCCGTCTACAAATAGAGTAGGTGCATACATTTGCTTGAGGATTCTACAAATGGTTGCACGATATGTTGCCGGCGATGCCTCCTTTCGTTCGACATCGCGTGTTAGCTACTTACCTTTCGGGTTCAGTTGCTAGGACTAGTGCTTGATGAGATAATGCTCAGGAGTCAGGATGGTACAAGCCGAAGCAGAGAGATTTGCAGCTATGTGCTGTGCTCTCCATTGGTTTCCAGGCCTATCGGAGCGTGTTGCGCATTATTCACAGATATAGTCATCTCCATCTTCAGCGCAGCGTGTGCCGATTTAACACTGCATGCATCCTCCCCTTTGGTGGTTCACAATGAATTTCCACATCCATGGAAATTTTTTGCATGGTTTCGATGCCTCCATacgcattactctgtttctcaaGAGTGTTATTAGATGGAAAGGTTCGAAGACTTGACCGCTTCCGTCGGGAAATCACTACTTTATGTAAACTAGCTCACATAAAAGTACTAACTTTAGTTGGAACTGGCTTCAAGATTCAAATCCACATATCTTCTGAACTAGTAATTCCAAACTGAACTACCCTGCCAGCTGTTTTACATTTCTGTAGTATTTTTGCATGAATTAACCTGCACAGAGTTTGTACACATGTGGCATGTGACTGGCTATTTTGCAATGCAAAGCTCATGCCACCTGTTGATGTGCTGCAGTGAATGGAACAAACATTGCATTCCTGACAATCTGATGGGGCTGAATGGCATCTTTGTTTGTTTCCAGAGGCCAGGAGGAGGAAATGGCTTGAAGATTCCCCGGAGGCAAGTAGCAGCGAAGATGCCGTTGTGTTCGACACTTCAATTATCCCATGGTGGGCATGGATCAAGCGGTTCCATCTCCCCGAAGCCGAGAAGCTAAATGGTTATTCTTGAATCCTTTCGGTTTAAATAACAAAATTATGTGCTTTCGATCGATTCAAACGGGCGGTATGGCATTGTACAGAAAGAACAGTACATTCATTTCTAGATACACCTTTGGCCTTTTCACATCTTCTAACTTTGTAACCAATGTCTATGCAGGCCGTGCTGCCATGGTGGGCTTCTTCATGGCTTACTTTGTCGATAGCTTGACGGGCGTGGGGCTTGTCGACCAAATGGGCAACTTCTTCTGCAAAACCCTGTTGTTTGTTGCTGTGGCTGGGGTGCTGCTGGTCAGGAAAAACGAGGACATCGACAATCTGAAGAAGCTCATTGACGAGTCAACGTTCTACGACAAGCAATGGCAGTCAACTTGGCAAGATGATTCCCCTTCCGGGCCAAAGAAATAGCTTGGAAGTTGAATTTTGCGGTGGCTGAGAGGGGTGATGCAGACTTTCTCCTACTTATGTTGTACCATTTTTTTATCAGCCttctttttcaaaactttgtaaTAACTATGCCATCTTGTAAAAAGTACGGACTCAGTTATGTGCTAGAGCCTAGAGGTAAACGCTTCTGCGGGTTATTTAGCTGAACGTTTTGCTGCTGCATATCATTGCAGGGTTATGATACAAAATCTTGTTGTCAGGATTATAGCATGCATATGCACTGGAGATCTAGTCGGGATTATAATTTCACCAAAGCAAATCCCAAAGAAAGCTGTATAAGAAGTTATCTAATTCCCGACAATGTTTTGCATCAGCTTAGCAAGGTTTCAAGGGCTACAGGTTCAGGGTGAAGCTCCCAAAGAAGAATGAAATAGTACTCCAAAACTAATGCACATTCTTCACTCGGGATAATGTCCACAAAATTGCACTTGAGTTTCCCTAGTACTTAATACATTGGTAGCCCCTCGAATATACACACATGATCCCCTCCTCGCAGCGATTCAGCCTGTAGAAAATTGATGATGGTATGAAATCAGATGTTTTAAGCCATCGAAGAAAGTTCAATTCTGAAAAGCGCATCACACAAACCTGTGAAGAAACAGTATGCAGTCTGGCATTTCCCTGTTTACAGACTACTACTGCCTTTGATCTGGCAAGGAATTCAAATCCGGCATGCTGACACGGCTGAATTCTGACCTGCAAAGGTAGCACACAAATTTAAACTTTCTGTTGCTGCATCGGGGTAACTATGTGAATTACACCACATCAGAGAAAGCGGTAACAACTTTACAAAACAAACTGAGAGTACAACCATTTTGCAGCTGAAGGGAATAACACGAGAAAGGTTGGACAGATAACTGTAACCTGCTAGACCGAACATATTTCATGACATCTTCACACCAAAATAAGAAAATACAAAGGTATTTTAAGTAGGCATAATATTAAATCAAATGCGAAAGAAATTGAGAGCACACAAAGCTCAATGTATAGCTGTTCAGGTAGGCAAGTAAACTGAGTAGATTAACATGCATCTAAATTTCTCTTCTCAGGGAAAATGTTCAGCATAAGCAATGCTGCATTGTGGGCAATGAGATATCAATCTAGGATTAAAATTCAGGAACAAATCTCGGACTTGGATGGAGAGGGACAGCCGGGAAAGAAAGCAGAGAAACATATTCAGATATCACACCTATGGGTACATGGAAACGAGGAGGACTGATTATTACTGAAAGTAAAATTAAACCTCTCCAGAAGAAATACAAATAATTATTGAAAATTAAAGCTATAACTTACCCACAGGTTGAACATTTCTTATGGTACTTGCAAAATATTGACAAGCAAACTGAACAAACATATCCCATGTCAATAGTCTTCTTGTGGCAGAAACATCTGTGGAGCAGTAAAACAAGTTAAGAGGCTGTTGACTGTCAGTGACATCGGCAAACTGAGCAGAACTAAGAACAATATGAACCTTTATTTGGTACCCCAACCAGATCTTTGGTAAAGTACAACTTCAGAAACAAATCAGCTGTGTGTTCCTCATAATTTGGCATGGTTGAAAAAGgagcgcctaagcgggtgcttaagcacgcctaggctctaggcgatAGCAAAATGCCTAGCCTGTAATTACGCTTAATGTGCACATAACTGTGCTTAAGCACGCGCTTTGGTCAGAAAAGCTCAAGGCGGTGGCGAAACACACAATTAACACCTAGCGCTTTTTTTAAACTTAAATTTGCATGACTTTTGCAGCTTTGCTGTAGTATTATGCCATGTCAACAACTTTATAGCTAGCACCTCAGAGTTATGTGATAAAGACTCTTGAAATACTAGTTCAATTAATCCCTTGAGGATTTGCAGCATAAACAGATATATGCTTATCagagagaaaacagaaaataactTACGAGGCACGGAAATCCACTCCCAGGGTCTTAGGGAGGCGCAGAAAAGTTCTCGAGTGCAAGTCCGTTGCAAATACAGCCTGCATATTTGCTGAATGAGTCATGAACTCAAGATAACTAATCACTTGTACTAAGATAAAAGTAAAAACACTCAAAATATAATGTAGGCAGACACAGAGGGGAACCATTTCAAAGACAAGTAAACAGACAAAATCTCTTATACAGCCAAAGAAAGGTAAGCCACTGAAACAAGAGATTTGCATCACAATACAATCAGTACACACTCTGTCAGACCATGTATGGATATCCAACTCAGATTTATAGAACCAGTGTCAAACCAATTCACAAACATACAGTGTCATGACCTAGATAATGTTTCTAATATTGAATCTAGATAGTGTTTCTAATACCTGAAGTTGGTACAGAGATAATTTATATATATTTACCAATTGAAACAGAAAGCTCTCAACTCCACCACAAACGTATCATTAGCGCAATCTATAAGCATATCTGCGCATTTAAATATGGAAGGCAAGTCGGTATACTTGTAGGGTGATAGTTTTTTGTTCTTCAGTTTGCGAAAAAGAAAAGGTGACGATGCGATGGGATTAGCAGATGAACATAGCCTGTGATTGTGTATTTGGCTTTATAGCCTGGCTGCATTCCAAATTATTTTAGAGGATCAGTTCAGATATGCCACCTGTACACAACTTCCAATGAAACATTACATGCGGATTTTGTCATATTCTCCTTTCCATACTATATTATGTAAAATATGATGGAGGAGAATGTGACCATAATAAAGGGATACCATAAGCTTCATATGAATATATCACACTTCTAGAATGATAAGAGACAGCACTGCAGAAGAAAATAACTGAGTTGCGTGGTAGGGGCCAAAATAACTTACAGCAAGGTACTGAAATAGACCACTTAGTTCTTGGGGCTTCATATAAACTCCTCCTGTTATATATGAAGCCTGCGAAATGAGGCAACAATATCTAATTAGCAAGGAAAAGAAAGTGTTATGCGGGCAAAGCTTGGAAAT
The sequence above is a segment of the Aegilops tauschii subsp. strangulata cultivar AL8/78 chromosome 6, Aet v6.0, whole genome shotgun sequence genome. Coding sequences within it:
- the LOC109762468 gene encoding light-harvesting complex-like protein 3 isotype 1, chloroplastic: MAMATSTFSAHPLSLKPQLGPRPHRLHLAPFPRLRSHRRLAAAAGEAPVEAPPKPAEADPSPAASNGSAAPAAAAPVAAAAAPVAEAVASPKFQDSRWVNGTWDLSRFGNTGGAVDWDAVIDAEARRRKWLEDSPEASSSEDAVVFDTSIIPWWAWIKRFHLPEAEKLNGRAAMVGFFMAYFVDSLTGVGLVDQMGNFFCKTLLFVAVAGVLLVRKNEDIDNLKKLIDESTFYDKQWQSTWQDDSPSGPKK